One Dermatophagoides farinae isolate YC_2012a chromosome 1, ASM2471394v1, whole genome shotgun sequence genomic region harbors:
- the LOC124492826 gene encoding uncharacterized protein LOC124492826, giving the protein MRYKLAFIHYMFMIFMTLKNECLCDDDCHNCFAISQYYNHHNGNHYQSYPISVINNPDQRQYESSVNYQYMHPSQNDGGTLNYGHHHHHHQNYQQQLQSQQQQQQQQQIHSSLLSKPLPPPPQPPPPQYRPIIMAYHPRVNNRHYPFFTRNSDHLLDDSPSSRSNNDNESIIDDNTTDEQQQQQNQQQQQSFVRVPQKSVRQRISNQYWPPLVNHTFGNSIGNFATTTTTSTTTTTTTTTTTTTTTTTTPAPPPFSLDDYEEEFHHEMMYTSSSTTTAKPNYRPRPVSIRTNPRLPSSSLSANANNNNAQEFSSSSSSSDHQSNSNNRVLSRIENPIVSNNIENNNNSTIVDKNNKFDNTNFENNNGRFGSGQFKSRRTGGGGGGGGPQGRQRKRQRTTTTTTTTTTEPPYYDDGDYYDYDHDDYDVYDDYDYLATTTTTTTTTTRRPRDRHYRGRGGHHHRRRGGGGGRRRYHHHRHNDDDDDELLPAKPTEPSTTTTTTTLSPNYKPRPDGRIIDYHADPNFPYELKGADLTDYPFYISIPETDFNCKGRHDGYYANIDLKCQVYHHCAIGHQRYDFLCPNYTLFDQTTFTCRFVNTVDCDASENHYKRNNELYVESTTNGPQNNFYNSYHHQPPPSSPQSESLQSPPRSSSSNNDHLQTSDSSSSSQSQSQNNDDDNDNYRPNQLPLIRLNKRPPLPLPPPSPPQQQQQQKKPQQIK; this is encoded by the exons atgcGATACAAATtggcattcattcatt ATATGTTCATGATATTCATGacattaaaaaatgaatgtctttgtgatgatgattgtcataaTTGTTTTGCCATAAGTcaatattataatcatcataatggtaatcattatcaatcatatcCAATATCGGTGATAAATAATCCTGATCAACGGCAATATGAATCATCCGTTAATTATCAATATATGCATCCATCAcaaaatgatggtggtacATTAAActatggccatcatcatcatcatcatcaaaattatcaacaacagctacaatcacaacaacaacagcagcaacaacaacaaatccatTCTTCTTTATTATCGAAGCCATTGCCGCCACCACcgcaaccaccaccaccacaatatcgtccaataataatggcttATCATCCTCG tGTAAACAATAGACATTATCCATTTTTCACACGAAATTCCGATCATCTATTGGATGATTCACCATCATCCAGatcgaataatgataatgaatccataattgatgataatacaacagatgaacaacagcaacaacaaaatcaacaacaacaacaatcatttgtACGTGTACCACAGAAATCTGTACGCCAAAGAATATCCAATCAATATTGGCCACCATTAGTGAATCATACATTTGGAAATTCTATCGGAAATTTTGCGACGACTACGACGACATCTACGACTACAAccacaacgacgacgacgactaccACAACTACTACAACTACAACACcggcaccaccaccattttcattagatgattatgaagaaGAATTTCATCACGAAATGAtgtatacatcatcatcaacaacaacagctaaACCAAATTACCGGCCAAGACCGGTTTCAATTAGAACGAATCCTcgattgccatcatcatcattatcagccaatgccaacaacaataatgcacaggaattttcatcatcatcatcatcatcagatcatcaatcaaattctaaTAATCGAGTATTGAGCAGGATAGAGAATCCAATTGTCAGCAATAATAtcgagaataataataatagcacTATAGTggacaaaaataataaatttgataatacaaatttcgaaaacaacaacggacGATTCGGTTCAGGTCAATTTAAATCAAGACGAACCGgaggtggtggcggtggtggtggtccacAAGGAAGACAAAGAAAGCGACAAAGAActacaacgacgacaacaacaacaacaactgaaccgccatattatgatgatggagattATTATG attatgatcatgatgattatgatgtatatgatgattatgattatctagctacaacaacaaccacaacaactaCGACTACACGAAGACCACGTGATAGACATTATCGTGGTCGAGgtggacatcatcatcgtcgacgtggtggtggtggtggaagaagaagatatcatcatcatcgtcataatgatgatgatgatgatgaattattgcCAGCAAAACCAACAgaaccatcaacaacaacaacgacgactaCATTATCACCAAATTATAAACCACGGCCAGATGGTCGtataattgattatcatgcTGATCCAAATTTTCCTTATGAATTGAAAGGTGCCGATCTTACTGATTATCCATTCTATATTTCAATACCTGAAACTGATTTCAATTGTAAAGGTCGCCATGATGGTTATTATGCaaatattgatttaaaatgtcaagtttatcatcattgtgctATTGGTCATCAACGTTATGATTTTCTTTGTCCAAATTATACATTATTCGATCAGACAACATTTACTTGTCGTTTTGTTAACACTGTTGATTGTGATGCATCAGAGAATCATTATAAAcgtaataatgaattatatGTTGAAAGTACAACAAATGGTCCGCAAAATAATTTCTATaattcttatcatcatcaaccaccaccatcatcgccACAATCAGAATCATTACAGTCACCTccacgatcatcatcttcaaacAATGATCATCTACAGACATCagattcttcatcatcatcgcaatcacaatcacagaataatgatgatgataatgacaattatAGACCAAATCAATTACCATTGATACGATTGAATAAACGGCCACCACTACCActgccaccaccatcaccaccacaacaacaacaacaacaaaaaaaaccacaacaGATCAAGTga
- the cib gene encoding thymosin beta cib, with protein sequence MSSPTKEDLPRIADGLKNELVGEHKLKHTETQEKVVLPSKTEIEQEKGQQQLLKSIETFEAEKLHHAKTEEKNPLPTKEEIEAEKKAMA encoded by the exons atgtctAGCCCAACGAAAGAAGATCTTCCACGTATTGCCGATGGTCTTAAAAATGAGCTTGTCGGTGAACATAAGCTTAAACATACTGAAACACAGGAAAAAGTGGTACTACCATCCAAAACTG aAATTGAACAGGAAAAAGGCCAACAACAGTTGCTCAAAAGTATTGAAACATTCGAAGCGGAAAAACTTCATCATGCCAAAACCGAAGAAAAGAATCCATTGCCAACAAAAGAAGAGATTGAAGCCGAAAAAAAGGCCATGGcctga